Proteins encoded in a region of the Natator depressus isolate rNatDep1 chromosome 25, rNatDep2.hap1, whole genome shotgun sequence genome:
- the BABAM1 gene encoding BRISC and BRCA1-A complex member 1, which yields MDTSEPGSAAEEEEEKATEQRPRTRSNPEGAEDRALSAQASVGNRSEGEGEAASADDSPQSAATPNGKDWQVPAQPTEFQVKTPRVNCPEKVIICLDLSEEMSLPKLESFNGSKTNALNISQKMIEMFVRTKHKIDKCHEFALVVVNNDATWLSGFTSDPREVCSCLYDLETVVCKSFNLEGLFNLIQQKIELPVTENIQTIPPPYVVRTILVFSRPACQPQFSMTEQMKKMLQCPYFFFDVVYIHNGAEEKEDETSWKEMYTFFSNLDTKGTNYKYEVSVTGPAVELHNCMAKLLAHPLQRPFQTHASYSLLEEEEPAEIEATV from the exons ATGGACACCTCGGAGCCCGGGAGCGctgccgaggaggaggaggagaaggcgaCGGAGCAGAGGCCCAGAACCCGCTCCAACCCGGAGGGGGCCGAGGACCGAGCCTTGAGCGCGCAGGCCAGCGTGGGGAACCGCAGCGAGGGAGAAGGAGAGGCGGCCAGTGCCGATGACAGCCCACAGAGCGCTGCCACGCCCAACGGCAAAGACTGGCAGGTCCCGGCCCAGCCCACGGAGTTCCAGGTCAAGACACCCAGGGTGAACTGCCCTGAGAAAGTG ATCATCTGCTTAGACCTCTCTGAGGAAATGTCTCTGCCCAAACTAGAATCCTTTAACGG ATCCAAAACCAATGCCCTGAACATCTCCCAGAAGATGATTGAGATGTTTGTGAGGACAAAGCACAAAATCGACAAATGCCATGAGTTCGCTCTGGTGGTGGTGAACAATGATGCCACCTGG CTCTCCGGTTTCACCTCTGACCCCAGAGAAGTGTGCAGCTGTTTGTATGACCTGGAAACCGTGGTCTGCAAGTCGTTCA ATCTCGAAGGCCTCTTCAATCTCAT ACAGCAAAAGATCGAGCTGCCGGTGACGGAAAACATCCAGACAATCCCGCCTCCCTATGTGGTCAGGACCATCCTGGTGTTTAGCCGGCCAGCCTGTCAGCCTCAGTTCTCCATGACAGAGCAGATGAAG AAAATGCTTCAGTGCCCTTATTTCTTTTTTGACGTGGTTTATATCCACAATGGTGCTGAGGAGAAAGAAGACGAGACAAGCTGGAAG GAGATGTACACTTTTTTCAGCAACCTGGACACCAAAGGCACCAATTACAAATATGAAGTGTCTGTGACAGGCCCCGCCGTGGAGTTGCACAACTGCATGGCTAAGCTCCTAGCCCATCCCCTCCAGAGGCCCTTCCAGACCCATGCCTCCTACAGCCTGCTCGAGGAAGAAGAGCCAGCAGAAATTGAAGCCACGGTGTAA
- the ANKLE1 gene encoding ankyrin repeat and LEM domain-containing protein 1 produces MSRAGPAALAARLCEALHGEEAPDVEALLKQGADPNLVLPEGIAAIHLAAGRERESGVRCLKLILQYGGNPNARSVEELTPLHVAASWGCYKCLKLLLRNGGDPNLEDQDGNRAIDLALEQGNKMCVQILQGFQHACLPEEADGANTHTFCHEGFRRTESFLSILTDDCTETGIISSLSEAWDDPAPLSSTQKCLPDRSPSNAGLGVTFNNAAAADASGRLSCIPGNLQDHPCGSMPLSTLAFCAYSHPGRSQGPSTLSDNDPSSRPGLPQPVLSSTWLSASNEPRELTSSLTTTQGLPGDEASASPSSETDNGLTSPGRGYEDTTDGGHDLSSQPVPCQDESISKEPIIFSQPQRCSMSHAVRARRSVSFCESPKIFPLRNNGNWKESPSGPCCNPRASDANGTLGLSQLSDFLDLKMLGKVNGQEGLDVTSPDHVYLFCRANSTAIYDLEKTVMDPTFLARTHENSDSPFTTGQVPSGGPESSGSQYGSCDSDSYVSATDASDHSELKKCLEGKDTQCCSSSRCAGDGSADSSYAGSKDGSSRACLGKQLMASTAGQNCEKLVEMPSAMEAVMQHMSRSASQNTEIAGGSANSEASHISRDGSGLTSAGKPASELCTCGTAHESLKDTGISSPSQAVQAECVPHKQNDRGSNILSTQQPHQLSPAAVAVEEAGPREAASAVNYKQIIADWVLQGKLKGMLLSTESSLSARTELTSSQWVARKADIQEWDPSANGSDPETADTVLLGGATSGTPDMGTPGGAAGGTPDTGTPGGDMEDNSREEEMNGNPFRGRSVKPPSLSSEADTLVIQRLASPADSSGEEELSYLSEKEKMFPTKSFHSPLLPCHVTPRTKSRLTSAARDSNSSSSLFEETLEMPRRPRRIRSPQGMPWMPVGPAPYLEGNTAGGSWVAPGGENASCWEAEETNDLDDTEIIAKATSRSGSSAGHSSYPDASPTVLLDSDGGTNEQALSGNKGEAEPGAACHAGIPPHLPSSDTDNPPLDSMWLTEDGEGDCTDPTWQVALTRPLGATAFSQAESDAVSEECGRVLLSACLQEERRQPQLDAKRQPGPSRVSFSRLSSRRPSRATSATDHLSGRLSPVLDSCSQDFPLSPGGRPVNLSTCEPVEYLYMDEEEGYALIERHVPCTDDASVLADTTSSDDTIVYDWRAYQSKLAEQESKENQPPQCKAPVATSKLHLLSDEALIRKLRKLGANPGPITGLTRKLYEQLLDRLMKDPNAQARKRSAGLSPELASALEAFQIPDCKDDDMALSRQFDKPDKNRKWREGVLKSSFNYLLLDPRVTQNLPFRCQHLSQADCFRIFVSAIFYVGKGKRSRPYSHLYQSLTHYKGGKKQACPKVQHILDIWAGGQGVISVHCFQNVIPVEAYTREACLVDAIGLKMLTNQKKGNYYGVVASWPMKRRRCLGIHMLHRAMQIFLAEGERQLRPADIQIGQ; encoded by the exons ATGAGCCGCGCGGGGCCCGCGGCCCTGGCCGCCCGGCTGTGCGAGGCGCTGCACGGCGAGGAGGCCCC GGATGTGGAAGCACTGCTGAAGCAGGGTGCGGATCCTAACCTGGTTCTGCCAGAAGGAATTGCAGCGATCCATCTGGCTGCTGGCAGAGAAAGGGAAAGTGGGGTTCGTTGTCTGAAGCTGATTCTCCAGTATGGCGGCAACCCAAATGCCAG GTCAGTAGAGGAACTCACGCCATTGCATGTGGCAGCTTCTTGGGGATGTTACAAATGCTTGAAGCTCCTACTGAGGAATGGAGGGGACCCAAATCTCGAAGACCAG GATGGAAACAGAGCAATCGACTTAGCCTTGGAACAGGGAAACAAGATGTGTGTGCAAATCCTGCAGGGCTTCCAGCATGCCTGTCTCCCAGAGGAGGCCGATGGAGCAAACACGCACACAT TCTGCCATGAAGGCTTCAGAAGAACTGAGAGCTTCCTTTCCATTCTGACTGACGACTGCACAGAAACCGGTATCATCTCAAGTCTTTCTGAAGCGTGGGATGATCCTGCACCGCTTAGCAGCACCCAAAAGTGTCTGCCGGACAGGAGTCCCAGTAATGCAGGGCTGGGTGTCACCTTTAACAACGCGGCAGCTGCCGATGCAAGTGGCCGGCTGAGTTGTATCCCAGGGAATCTCCAGGACCATCCGTGCGGTTCAATGCCCCTGTCCACATTGGCCTTTTGTGCCTATTCACACCCGGGGCGTTCCCAAGGACCTTCCACTTTGTCTGACAATGATCCTAGCAGCCGTCCTGGCCTACCTCAGCCAGTACTGTCCAGCACTTGGCTTTCAGCCAGTAATGAGCCTCGAGAACTAACTTCAAGTCTGACTACAACACAGGGCCTTCCTGGGGATGAAGCTTCTGCTTCTCCTTCCTCAGAGACAGACAATGGTTTGACATCACCTGGCCGTGGCTATGAAGACACAACAGATGGTGGTCATGATCTGTCTTCCCAGCCAGTGCCTTGCCAGGATGAATCCATTTCAAAGGAGCCCATAATCTTCTCTCAACCACAGCGTTGCAGCATGAGCCATGCAGTGCGGGCACGGAGAAGTGTCAGTTTCTGTGAGTCCCCTAAAATTTTCCCCCTCCGTAACAATGGGAACTGGAAGGAAAGCCCTTCCGGGCCATGCTGCAACCCCAGAGCTAGTGATGCCAACGGGACTCTGGGCCTGTCCCAGCTCAGTGACTTCCTCGATCTCAAAATGTTAGGAAAGGTGAATGGCCAGGAAGGATTGGATGTCACATCCCCAGACCACGTGTACCTGTTCTGTCGGGCCAACTCCACAGCCATTTATGACTTGGAAAAGACAGTGATGGATCCAACGTTCCTGGCCAGAACACATGAAAATTCAGACTCTCCCTTCACCACTGGACAGGTGCCTAGCGGAGGCCCCGAGAGCAGCGGCAGCCAATATGGCAGCTGTGACAGCGACTCTTACGTTAGTGCCACAGATGCTTCTGACCACAGTGAGCTGAAGAAATGCTTGGAAGGGAAAGATACACAATGCTGCAGCTCTTCTCGGTGTGCCGGGGACGGAAGTGCTGATTCCAGCTACGCTGGCAGCAAAGATGGGAGTTCACGAGCGTGCTTAGGCAAACAGTTGATGGCCAGCACCGCAGGTCAGAACTGCGAGAAGCTGGTAGAAATGCCATCTGCAATGGAAGCAGTTATGCAGCACATGTCCCGCTCCGCATCACAGAACACAGAGATTGCAGGAGGAAGTGCTAATTCTGAAGCATCCCATATTAGCAGGGATGGTTCTGGTTTGACCTCCGCTGGGAAGCCAGCTTCAGAGCTGTGTACCTGCGGCACTGCACACGAATCTCTCAAAGACACGGGGATATCGAGCCCTTCCCAAGCGGTACAGGCTGAGTGTGTCCCTCACAAGCAGAATGACAGAGGCTCAAACATCTTGTCAACTCAGCAACCACATCAGTTGAGCCCGGCTGCTGTTGCGGTTGAGGAGGCTGGTCCTCGGGAAGCTGCCTCCGCTGTGAACTACAAGCAAATTATTGCAGACTGGGTACTGCAGGGTAAATTGAAGGGGATGCTGCTTTCCACAGAGAGCAGTCTCTCTGCAAGGACAGAACTGACCAGTAGCCAGTGGGTAGCAAGAAAAGCCGATATTCAGGAATGGGATCCCTCTGCAAATGGGTCTGACCCAGAGACGGCGGACACGGTGCTGCTAGGCGGGGCCACGAGTGGGACGCCGGACATGGGGACGCCAGGTGGGGCCGCAGGAGGGACGCCGGACACGGGGACGCCAGGCGGGGACATGGAAGACAATAGCAGAGAGGAAGAAATGAACGGCAACCCATTCAGAGGGAGATCGGTAAAGCCTCCCAGTCTGAGCAGTGAAGCTGACACCTTAGTGATCCAGCGCCTTGCCAGTCCCGCTGACAGTTCTGGAGAAGAGGAGCTCTCTTACTTGAGTGAGAAAGAGAAGATGTTTCCTACAAAGTCCTTCCACTCACCACTGCTTCCCTGCCACGTCACCCCCAGAACAAAGAGCCGCTTGACGTCCGCGGCGCGTGACAGCAACTCCTCCTCATCGCTCTTCGAGGAGACGCTGGAGATGCCAAGGCGGCCCAGGAGAATTAGGAGCCCCCAGGGGATGCCTTGGATGCCAGttggccctgccccctatctggaAGGTAATACCGCAGGGGGGAGCTGGGTCGCTCCGGGGGGTGAAAATGCATCTTGTTGGGAAGCAGAAGAAACGAATGACCTGGATGATACTGAAATAATCGCAAAAGCCACTAGCCGCTCAGGGTCCTCTGCTGGTCATAGCAGCTACCCAGATGCCAGCCCCACGGTGCTGCTAGACTCTGATGGGGGCACCAATGAGCAGGCCTTGTCTGGTAACAAGGGTGAAGCCGAGCCAGGTGCTGCCTGCCACGCTGgcatccctccccacctcccaagcTCCGATACAGACAACCCCCCATTAGACAGCATGTGGCTGACGGAGGATGGGGAGGGTGATTGCACAGACCCAACATGGCAGGTTGCTCTCACCAGGCCCCTTGGTGCAACAGCCTTCTCCCAGGCTGAGTCCGATGCTGTGAGTGAGGAATGTGGGAGAGTGTTGCTCAGTGCGTGCCTGCAAGAGGAGCGCCGTCAGCCTCAGCTGGATGCCAAGAGGCAGCCTGGTCCCTCCAGGGTTAGTTTCAGTCGGCTATCTTCCAGGAGGCCTTCTCGGGCAACGTCTGCCACcgaccacctctcagggaggctGAGCCCCGTGCTGGACTCATGCAGCCAGGACTTTCCCCTCTCACCCGGCGGCCGCCCTGTGAACCTCAGCACCTGTGAGCCAGTGGAATATCTCTACATGGACGAGGAGGAAGGGTACGCGCTAATCGAGCGTCACGTCCCGTGCACGGACGACGCGTCTGTCCTTGCAGACACTACGAGCTCCGATGACACTATCGTTTATGACTGGAGAGCCTACCAGAGCAAACTGGCGGAGCAGGAGAGCAAGGAGAACCAGCCACCGCAGTGCAAGGCACCCGTGGCAACCTCCAAGCTGCATCTCCTTTCCGACGAGGCCCTCATTAGGAAGCTGAGAAAGCTGGGCGCGAACCCAGGGCCCATTACGGGTCTAACGAGGAAGCTCTACGAGCAGCTGCTTGACAGACTGATGAAAGACCCGAACGCCCAGGCCAGGAAGAGGTCTGCAG GACTCAGCCCTGAGCTGGCCTCTGCGCTAGAGGCTTTTCAGATCCCCGACTGCAAGGACGACGACATGGCTCTCTCCAGACAGTTCGACAAGCCCGACAAGAACAGGAAGTGGAGGGAGGGCGTGCTGAAGTCCAGCTTTAACTATCTGCTGTTGGACCCCAG GGTGACTCAGAACTTACCTTTCCGCTGCCAGCACCTGAGCCAGGCTGACTGCTTTAGGATTTTCGTCAGTGCCATCTTCTACGTGGGCAAAGGAAAACGCTCCCGACCCTACAGCCACCTCTACCAGTCCTTAACTCACTACAAGGGTGGAAAGAAGCAG